In a genomic window of Pseudanabaena sp. FACHB-2040:
- a CDS encoding serine/threonine protein kinase yields the protein MDRLHMNLLIESIYKELLPKLQIDSIDAHNPVVVHTVPVPWQLLGTGNYAAVLCHPDYPDLVVKIYAPNRSGFEEEVEVYRRLGSHPAFSECLHAGENFLVLKRLYGVTLYDCMQRGLRIPRWIIQDIDQALEYARERGLYPHDVHGKNVMMAEGRGLVVDVSDFLHKETCSKWNDLKRAYYWFYLPILSPLRLRLPYWLLDLVRHSYRFFCRLNQRQSRPQRLKPNQIRH from the coding sequence GTGGATAGATTACACATGAACCTATTAATTGAAAGTATTTATAAAGAGCTGCTTCCCAAGCTTCAAATCGATAGCATCGATGCTCACAATCCTGTCGTTGTCCACACAGTACCTGTTCCTTGGCAATTGCTGGGTACTGGGAACTATGCGGCTGTACTTTGCCATCCAGACTATCCGGATTTAGTTGTGAAAATTTATGCTCCCAACCGCTCCGGCTTTGAAGAAGAGGTTGAGGTTTATCGCCGTCTTGGTTCCCATCCTGCTTTTTCTGAATGTCTGCATGCAGGAGAGAATTTCCTCGTACTCAAGCGGCTTTATGGAGTAACGCTCTATGACTGTATGCAGCGGGGGCTGCGAATTCCCAGGTGGATCATTCAAGACATTGACCAAGCCTTAGAATATGCCCGGGAGCGAGGACTGTATCCCCATGATGTACATGGGAAAAACGTAATGATGGCTGAAGGTCGTGGCTTGGTAGTGGATGTCTCAGATTTTCTGCATAAGGAAACCTGCTCGAAGTGGAATGACCTGAAACGGGCTTATTACTGGTTTTATCTCCCAATACTTTCTCCACTCCGGCTACGCTTACCTTACTGGCTCCTGGATCTGGTTCGCCACAGCTACCGTTTCTTTTGCCGATTGAATCAGCGACAATCGCGCCCTCAGCGGTTGAAGCCCAATCAGATTAGGCACTAA
- a CDS encoding IS66 family transposase zinc-finger binding domain-containing protein: MQTKSCPHCGAEVDAAEQQLKRIYERIELPPVKVQVTRVERYGGTCPCCQQTYEAPVPAELEPGSPLATLLPAW; the protein is encoded by the coding sequence GTGCAAACCAAAAGCTGCCCCCACTGTGGAGCCGAGGTAGACGCCGCAGAGCAGCAGCTCAAAAGGATTTATGAGCGTATTGAACTGCCGCCTGTGAAAGTGCAGGTAACGCGAGTGGAACGCTACGGCGGCACTTGCCCCTGTTGTCAGCAGACCTACGAAGCCCCAGTGCCAGCTGAGCTAGAGCCTGGTTCCCCCTTGGCAACTCTATTGCCAGCATGGTGA